A single genomic interval of Salmo trutta chromosome 13, fSalTru1.1, whole genome shotgun sequence harbors:
- the LOC115206382 gene encoding isobutyryl-CoA dehydrogenase, mitochondrial-like, translating into MAAVGTFSRVARLSLCIGRRCCLISNSAQRRGIASCIDPAHGLSDEQKEFQKMAFDFAANEMSPHMAEWDEKEIFPVETMRKAAQLGFGGIYVQPEVGGSGLSRLDTSLIFEALSTGCVSTTAYISIHNMCNWMIDTFGNTEQREKYCPELCTMDKFASYCLTEPGSGSDAASLLTTAKLEGDHYVLNGSKAFISGGGDTDVYVVMCRTGGKGPKGISCVVVEKDTPGLSFGKKEKKVGWNSQPTRSVILEDCHVPVTSRLGQEGQGFNIAMRGLNGGRINIASCSLGAAHACVQLARDHLLVRKQFGDTLSSNQFLQFKLAEMATKLVASRLLVREAALALQEGRSDAVSLCSMAKLFVTDECFNICNQALQMHGGYGYLKDYAVQQFVRDIRVHQILEGTNEVMRMIIARSLLSESG; encoded by the exons ATGGCGGCTGTTGGAACGTTCTCTAGAGTTGCCAGACTGAGTTTATGCATTGGCAGAAGATGTTGTTTAATATCGAACAGCGCACAGAGACGAGGAATAGCTTCGTGCATTGACC CTGCTCATGGCCTTAGTGATGAACAGAAAGAGTTTCAGAAGATGGCCTTTGACTTCGCAGCAaatgaaatgtctccacacatggCTGAGTGGGATGAAAAG GAAATCTTCCCGGTGGAGACCATGCGTAAGGCTGCCCAGCTGGGGTTTGGGGGGATCTATGTCCAGCCGGAGGTGGGGGGATCTGGCTTGTCTCGTCTGGACACCTCGCTCATCTTTGAGGCCTTATCGACAGGCTGCGTTAGCACCACAGCCTACATCAGCATTCACAA CATGTGTAACTGGATGATTGACACCTTTGGCAACACTGAGCAGAGGGAGAAGTACTGCCCTGAGCTTTGTACGATGGACAAGTTTGCCTCTTATTGTCTCACTGAGCCAG GCAGTGGCAGTGATGCTGCTTCGTTACTCACTACTGCAAAGTTGGAAGGAGACCATTATGTTCTCAATGGGTCCAAG GCCTTCATCAGTGGAGGAGGAGACACAGACGTGTACGTAGTAATGTGTCGGACGGGAGGGAAAGGTCCCAAGGGGATCTCCTGTGTGGTGGTGGAGAAAGATACTCCAGGACTCAGCTTTggcaagaaggagaagaag gtgGGATGGAACTCTCAGCCAACCAGATCAGTGATCTTAGAGGACTGCCACGTCCCAGTGACCAGTCGGCTGGGTCAGGAGGGACAGGGCTTTAACATCGCTATGAGAGGCCTGAATGGAGGCAGGATCAATATTG CCTCTTGTTCTCTTGGGGCGGCCCATGCATGTGTACAGCTGGCGAGAGATCACCTGTTAGTACGCAAGCAGTTTGGAGATACCCTCTCAAGCAACCAG TTCCTGCAGTTTAAGTTGGCAGAGATGGCCACCAAGCTAGTGGCGTCGCGTCTGTTGGTGCGTGAGGCTGCCTTGGCACTGCAGGAGGGCAGGTCTGACGCTGTGTCCCTCTGCTCCATGGCCAAACTCTTTGTCACTGACGAGTGCTTCAAC ATCTGTAACCAGGCACTCCAGATGCATGGTGGATACGGTTACCTCAAAGACTACGCTGTTCAGCAGTTTGTCCGGGATATCAGAGTACACCAGATACTGGAGG GAACAAATGAAGTGATGCGGATGATAATTGCCAGAAGTTTACTGTCAGAGTCTGGATAA
- the LOC115206383 gene encoding vacuolar protein sorting-associated protein 26B-like, producing the protein MSFFSFGQSAEIDVVLTDAETRKKAEHKTEDGKKDKYFLFYDGETVAGKVNVTLKNPGKRLEHQGIKIEFVGQIELYYDRGNHHEFVSLVKDLARPGELTQSQTFDFEFTHVEKPYESYTGQNVKLRYFLRATVSRRLNDISKEMDIVVHTLSTYPELNSSIKMEVGIEDCLHIEFEYNKSKYHLKDVIVGKIYFLLVRIKIKHMEIDIIKRETTGTGPSVYHENDTIAKYEIMDGAPVRGESIPIRLFLAGYEMTPTMRDINKKFSVRYYLNLVLIDEEERRYFKQQEITLWRKGDVVRKSMSSQATIGAQRFEGSVSLESALEKAAREDSA; encoded by the exons ATGAGTTTCTTCAGTTTTGGCCAAAGTGCAGAAATTGATGTAGTTCTGACTGATGCTGAGACGAGAAAGAAGGCTGAACATAAGACTGAAGATGGGAAGAAGGACAAATATTTCCTATTTTATGATGGGGAGACTGTGGCAGGAAAGGTCAACGTTACACTGAAGAACCCTGGGAAAAGACTGGAACATCAAGGCATCAAAATCGAATTTGTAGGCCAGATTG AGCTGTACTACGACAGAGGAAACCATCATGAGTTTGTCTCCCTGGTGAAAGATCTGGCAAGGCCTGGTGAGCTTACTCAGTCACAGACCTTCGACTTTGAGTTCACCCATGTTGAGAAGCCCTATGAGTCCTACACAGGCCAGAATGTGAAGCTACG GTATTTTCTGCGCGCTACGGTGAGCAGGAGACTGAATGACATCAGTAAAGAGATGGATATTGTGGTGCACACACTTAGCACGTACCCAGAGCTCAACTCGTCAATAAAAATGGAAGTTGGGATCGAAGACTGTCTCCACATTGAGTTTGAGTACAACAAATCCAA GTACCACCTGAAAGATGTCATTGTGGGTAAAATCTACTTCCTGCTGGTGCGGATTAAAATCAAGCACATGGAGATTGACATCATCAAAAGGGAGACAACTGGCACCGGTCCTAGTGTGTACCATGAAAATGACACCATCGCCAAATATGAGATCATGGATGGAGCTCCTGTCCGAG GAGAGTCAATTCCAATCCGGTTGTTTCTGGCTGGCTATGAGATGACCCCTACCATGCGAGACATCAATAAGAAGTTCTCTGTGCGTTACTACCTTAATCTGGTGCTGATTGATGAGGAGGAGAGACGCTACTTCAAACAGCAG GAAATCACACTGTGGAGGAAAGGGGATGTGGTGAGGAAGAGCATGTCGAGCCAGGCCACCATCGGAGCCCAGCGGTTTGAGGGCTCAGTCAGTTTAGAGAGTGCTCTGGAGAAGGCGGCGAGGGAGGACAGCGCCTAA
- the LOC115206385 gene encoding endothelial cell-selective adhesion molecule isoform X1, whose product MDFSRAKLAEGEDYDCWDQMIHLQLTSSGDWPAPCDSQRVEMPRREMEVVKGQMVVLQAWYSPTSDIGRNSVIWNFMANDSKQVISYSNGEPGIGSPEFRKRVGFSLSMPSANLSIYINNTQESDSGRYLCNVIIPGAAGLSGEMHLNVKVPPSPPACLMTGSSVLNGNVTLSCKSSSGKPIPQYKWTKNAPMSEVFFSPMQNERQGTLRLSNLTKSMSGKYVCRASNTAGSDTCSINLEVFTSSNAGAIVAATLGSIVALVAIILFLIFILRRRDHEEEELANDIKEDAQAPKRVSWAKSGTGSDILSKNGTLSSIATSPHLRDPQQPNNFPYPTAPASDTGSVLNAYRLRPGELNPLQGLPGYISGTPPPRHTRPLCVANNIDATSPHRHSRPPSSNHISGTLPPGHTRPLSTSIIVDTPPHGFSQPPSPNHVGVTSPHVHSRPPSSNNLGTPSPHGNSQPPSSNNIGAPSPHGHTRPPSSNHIGGSAPHRHSRPPSSKHSRPPSSNHSRPPSISSMPHYGHSRTSSFNGAPPHSPPGHMVTDPDKTEGAQPQVPRPLTSPISSTTLARIGAVPAQSQAGSLV is encoded by the exons GGCCAAGCTGGCGGAGGGCGAGGACTACGATTGCTGGGATCAGATGATCCATCTTCAGCTGACCAGCTCAGGGGACTGGCCGGCACCCT GTGACTCCCAGCGGGTGGAGATGcccaggagagagatggaggtggtgAAGGGTCAGATGGTGGTCCTGCAGGCCTGGTACAGCCCCACATCTGATATCGGCAGGAACAGTGTCATCTGGAACTTCATGGCCAACGACTCCAAGCAG GTCATCTCCTACAGTAACGGTGAGCCAGGGATAGGTAGTCCTGAGTTCAGGAAGCGTGTTGGGTTCAGCCTGTCCATGCCTTCGGCCAATCTCTCCATCTACATCAACAACACCCAGGAGTCAGACTCAGGACGATACCTCTGCAATGTCATCATCCCTGGAGCCGCCGGACTCTCTGGAGAAATGCACCTTAATGTCAAAG TCCCTCCCTCGCCTCCAGCGTGCTTGATGACTGGGTCATCTGTGCTGAACGGCAACGTGACACTGAGCTGTAAGTCCAGCTCGGGCAAACCCATCCCTCAGTACAAGTGGACCAAGAACGCCCCCATGTCAGAGGTCTTCTTTTCCCCCATGCAGA ATGAGAGGCAAGGCACCCTCAGGCTGAGTAACCTCACCAAGAGCATGTCAGGGAAATATGTGTGCCGAGCTAGCAACACTGCCGGCTCTGACACTTGCTCTATCAACCTGGAGGTCTTCACCT CCTCTAATGCTGGAGCGATTGTTGCTGCTACTCTGGGGTCCATCGTGGCACTGGTAGCCATCATACTCTTCCTCATCTTCATACTGAGGAGGAGAGACCACGAAGAGGAGGAGCTAGCCAATGATATCAA GGAGGATGCCCAGGCACCCAAGCGTGTTTCCTGGGCAAAGAGCGGCACAGGCTCAGACATCCTCTCCAAAAATGGCACGCTGTCCTCCATAGCCACGAGCCCACATCTACGAGACCCCCAGCAGCCCAACAACTTCCCCTACCCCACTGCTCCGGCCTCTGACACAGGCTCTGTGCTCAACGCCTACCGCCTTCGGCCTGGAGAGCTCAACCCCCTGCAGGGCCTCCCAGGGTACATCAGTGGCACACCTCCACCCAGGCACACCAGACCCCTCTGTGTTGCAAACAACATTGATGCCACCTCTCCACACAGGCACAGTCGACCCCCCAGTTCTAACCACATCAGTGGGACTCTACCCCCTGGCCACACCCGGCCCCTCAGCACTAGTATCATTGTTGACACCCCTCCCCATGGGTTCAGTCAACCCCCCAGTCCTAACCATGTTGGTGTCACCTCTCCACATGTGCACAGCAGACCCCCTAGTTCTAACAACCTTGGTACCCCCTCCCCACATGGGAACAGTCAACCCCCAAGTTCTAACAATATTGGTGCCCCCTCTCCACATGGGCACACCAGACCACCAAGCTCAAACCACATTGGCGGTAGCGCTCCACACAGGCACAGTCGACCTCCCAGTTCCAAGCACAGTCGACCCCCCAGTTCCAACCACAGCCGACCTCCCAGCATCAGTAGCATGCCTCACTATGGACACAGCAGAACCTCCAGTTTCAACGGTGCCCCACCCCATTCCCCACCTGGCCACATGGTCACAGACCCCGACAAGACTGAGGGGGCCCAGCCCCAGGTGCCACGCCCTCTCACCTCGCCAATCAGCTCCACCACCCTGGCCCGGATAGGTGCTGTGCCCGCTCAGAGCCAGGCTGGATCACTGGTATAG
- the LOC115206385 gene encoding endothelial cell-selective adhesion molecule isoform X3, translating to MDIPNGSNAQGDSQRVEMPRREMEVVKGQMVVLQAWYSPTSDIGRNSVIWNFMANDSKQVISYSNGEPGIGSPEFRKRVGFSLSMPSANLSIYINNTQESDSGRYLCNVIIPGAAGLSGEMHLNVKVPPSPPACLMTGSSVLNGNVTLSCKSSSGKPIPQYKWTKNAPMSEVFFSPMQNERQGTLRLSNLTKSMSGKYVCRASNTAGSDTCSINLEVFTSSNAGAIVAATLGSIVALVAIILFLIFILRRRDHEEEELANDIKEDAQAPKRVSWAKSGTGSDILSKNGTLSSIATSPHLRDPQQPNNFPYPTAPASDTGSVLNAYRLRPGELNPLQGLPGYISGTPPPRHTRPLCVANNIDATSPHRHSRPPSSNHISGTLPPGHTRPLSTSIIVDTPPHGFSQPPSPNHVGVTSPHVHSRPPSSNNLGTPSPHGNSQPPSSNNIGAPSPHGHTRPPSSNHIGGSAPHRHSRPPSSKHSRPPSSNHSRPPSISSMPHYGHSRTSSFNGAPPHSPPGHMVTDPDKTEGAQPQVPRPLTSPISSTTLARIGAVPAQSQAGSLV from the exons ATGGATATCCCAAATGGCTCAAACGCTCAAG GTGACTCCCAGCGGGTGGAGATGcccaggagagagatggaggtggtgAAGGGTCAGATGGTGGTCCTGCAGGCCTGGTACAGCCCCACATCTGATATCGGCAGGAACAGTGTCATCTGGAACTTCATGGCCAACGACTCCAAGCAG GTCATCTCCTACAGTAACGGTGAGCCAGGGATAGGTAGTCCTGAGTTCAGGAAGCGTGTTGGGTTCAGCCTGTCCATGCCTTCGGCCAATCTCTCCATCTACATCAACAACACCCAGGAGTCAGACTCAGGACGATACCTCTGCAATGTCATCATCCCTGGAGCCGCCGGACTCTCTGGAGAAATGCACCTTAATGTCAAAG TCCCTCCCTCGCCTCCAGCGTGCTTGATGACTGGGTCATCTGTGCTGAACGGCAACGTGACACTGAGCTGTAAGTCCAGCTCGGGCAAACCCATCCCTCAGTACAAGTGGACCAAGAACGCCCCCATGTCAGAGGTCTTCTTTTCCCCCATGCAGA ATGAGAGGCAAGGCACCCTCAGGCTGAGTAACCTCACCAAGAGCATGTCAGGGAAATATGTGTGCCGAGCTAGCAACACTGCCGGCTCTGACACTTGCTCTATCAACCTGGAGGTCTTCACCT CCTCTAATGCTGGAGCGATTGTTGCTGCTACTCTGGGGTCCATCGTGGCACTGGTAGCCATCATACTCTTCCTCATCTTCATACTGAGGAGGAGAGACCACGAAGAGGAGGAGCTAGCCAATGATATCAA GGAGGATGCCCAGGCACCCAAGCGTGTTTCCTGGGCAAAGAGCGGCACAGGCTCAGACATCCTCTCCAAAAATGGCACGCTGTCCTCCATAGCCACGAGCCCACATCTACGAGACCCCCAGCAGCCCAACAACTTCCCCTACCCCACTGCTCCGGCCTCTGACACAGGCTCTGTGCTCAACGCCTACCGCCTTCGGCCTGGAGAGCTCAACCCCCTGCAGGGCCTCCCAGGGTACATCAGTGGCACACCTCCACCCAGGCACACCAGACCCCTCTGTGTTGCAAACAACATTGATGCCACCTCTCCACACAGGCACAGTCGACCCCCCAGTTCTAACCACATCAGTGGGACTCTACCCCCTGGCCACACCCGGCCCCTCAGCACTAGTATCATTGTTGACACCCCTCCCCATGGGTTCAGTCAACCCCCCAGTCCTAACCATGTTGGTGTCACCTCTCCACATGTGCACAGCAGACCCCCTAGTTCTAACAACCTTGGTACCCCCTCCCCACATGGGAACAGTCAACCCCCAAGTTCTAACAATATTGGTGCCCCCTCTCCACATGGGCACACCAGACCACCAAGCTCAAACCACATTGGCGGTAGCGCTCCACACAGGCACAGTCGACCTCCCAGTTCCAAGCACAGTCGACCCCCCAGTTCCAACCACAGCCGACCTCCCAGCATCAGTAGCATGCCTCACTATGGACACAGCAGAACCTCCAGTTTCAACGGTGCCCCACCCCATTCCCCACCTGGCCACATGGTCACAGACCCCGACAAGACTGAGGGGGCCCAGCCCCAGGTGCCACGCCCTCTCACCTCGCCAATCAGCTCCACCACCCTGGCCCGGATAGGTGCTGTGCCCGCTCAGAGCCAGGCTGGATCACTGGTATAG
- the LOC115206385 gene encoding endothelial cell-selective adhesion molecule isoform X2 — MAMSGTVRALLLFLWIFQGDSQRVEMPRREMEVVKGQMVVLQAWYSPTSDIGRNSVIWNFMANDSKQVISYSNGEPGIGSPEFRKRVGFSLSMPSANLSIYINNTQESDSGRYLCNVIIPGAAGLSGEMHLNVKVPPSPPACLMTGSSVLNGNVTLSCKSSSGKPIPQYKWTKNAPMSEVFFSPMQNERQGTLRLSNLTKSMSGKYVCRASNTAGSDTCSINLEVFTSSNAGAIVAATLGSIVALVAIILFLIFILRRRDHEEEELANDIKEDAQAPKRVSWAKSGTGSDILSKNGTLSSIATSPHLRDPQQPNNFPYPTAPASDTGSVLNAYRLRPGELNPLQGLPGYISGTPPPRHTRPLCVANNIDATSPHRHSRPPSSNHISGTLPPGHTRPLSTSIIVDTPPHGFSQPPSPNHVGVTSPHVHSRPPSSNNLGTPSPHGNSQPPSSNNIGAPSPHGHTRPPSSNHIGGSAPHRHSRPPSSKHSRPPSSNHSRPPSISSMPHYGHSRTSSFNGAPPHSPPGHMVTDPDKTEGAQPQVPRPLTSPISSTTLARIGAVPAQSQAGSLV; from the exons GTGACTCCCAGCGGGTGGAGATGcccaggagagagatggaggtggtgAAGGGTCAGATGGTGGTCCTGCAGGCCTGGTACAGCCCCACATCTGATATCGGCAGGAACAGTGTCATCTGGAACTTCATGGCCAACGACTCCAAGCAG GTCATCTCCTACAGTAACGGTGAGCCAGGGATAGGTAGTCCTGAGTTCAGGAAGCGTGTTGGGTTCAGCCTGTCCATGCCTTCGGCCAATCTCTCCATCTACATCAACAACACCCAGGAGTCAGACTCAGGACGATACCTCTGCAATGTCATCATCCCTGGAGCCGCCGGACTCTCTGGAGAAATGCACCTTAATGTCAAAG TCCCTCCCTCGCCTCCAGCGTGCTTGATGACTGGGTCATCTGTGCTGAACGGCAACGTGACACTGAGCTGTAAGTCCAGCTCGGGCAAACCCATCCCTCAGTACAAGTGGACCAAGAACGCCCCCATGTCAGAGGTCTTCTTTTCCCCCATGCAGA ATGAGAGGCAAGGCACCCTCAGGCTGAGTAACCTCACCAAGAGCATGTCAGGGAAATATGTGTGCCGAGCTAGCAACACTGCCGGCTCTGACACTTGCTCTATCAACCTGGAGGTCTTCACCT CCTCTAATGCTGGAGCGATTGTTGCTGCTACTCTGGGGTCCATCGTGGCACTGGTAGCCATCATACTCTTCCTCATCTTCATACTGAGGAGGAGAGACCACGAAGAGGAGGAGCTAGCCAATGATATCAA GGAGGATGCCCAGGCACCCAAGCGTGTTTCCTGGGCAAAGAGCGGCACAGGCTCAGACATCCTCTCCAAAAATGGCACGCTGTCCTCCATAGCCACGAGCCCACATCTACGAGACCCCCAGCAGCCCAACAACTTCCCCTACCCCACTGCTCCGGCCTCTGACACAGGCTCTGTGCTCAACGCCTACCGCCTTCGGCCTGGAGAGCTCAACCCCCTGCAGGGCCTCCCAGGGTACATCAGTGGCACACCTCCACCCAGGCACACCAGACCCCTCTGTGTTGCAAACAACATTGATGCCACCTCTCCACACAGGCACAGTCGACCCCCCAGTTCTAACCACATCAGTGGGACTCTACCCCCTGGCCACACCCGGCCCCTCAGCACTAGTATCATTGTTGACACCCCTCCCCATGGGTTCAGTCAACCCCCCAGTCCTAACCATGTTGGTGTCACCTCTCCACATGTGCACAGCAGACCCCCTAGTTCTAACAACCTTGGTACCCCCTCCCCACATGGGAACAGTCAACCCCCAAGTTCTAACAATATTGGTGCCCCCTCTCCACATGGGCACACCAGACCACCAAGCTCAAACCACATTGGCGGTAGCGCTCCACACAGGCACAGTCGACCTCCCAGTTCCAAGCACAGTCGACCCCCCAGTTCCAACCACAGCCGACCTCCCAGCATCAGTAGCATGCCTCACTATGGACACAGCAGAACCTCCAGTTTCAACGGTGCCCCACCCCATTCCCCACCTGGCCACATGGTCACAGACCCCGACAAGACTGAGGGGGCCCAGCCCCAGGTGCCACGCCCTCTCACCTCGCCAATCAGCTCCACCACCCTGGCCCGGATAGGTGCTGTGCCCGCTCAGAGCCAGGCTGGATCACTGGTATAG